One genomic window of Pelotomaculum isophthalicicum JI includes the following:
- the uvrB gene encoding excinuclease ABC subunit UvrB — MRPFQLKSEYKPMGDQPKAISALVDGLQKGYRGQVLLGATGTGKTYTIAQVIQAVQRPALILAPNKTLAAQLCGEFKEFFPDNAVEYFVSYYDYYQPEAYIPHTDTYIEKDSSVNEEIDKLRHSATCALFERRDVIIVASVSCIYGLGDPEEYSTLVLSLRQGESYDRDAVLRKLVSIQYERNDINFIRGKFRVRGDVLEIFPVSATEKAIRVDFFGDEVEKMLEFDVLTGEIIGERKHVSIFPASHYATSRERMDRAIVSIEAELEKRLTELRSKEKLLEAQRLEQRTNYDLEMMRQMGFCSGIENYSRHLTGRAPGQAPYTLLDYFPKDFIVFIDESHVAVPQVGGMYEGDRSRKQSLVEHGFRLPSAFDNRPLTFPEFVERLNQVVYTSATPGPYELKNSARVVEQIIRPTGLVDPEVSIRPTRGQIDDLLKEIQRRVQKQERVLVTTLTKKMAEDLTDYFRETGVKVRYLHSDINTIERMEILRDLRLGVFDVLVGINLLREGLDLPEVSLVAILDADKEGYLRSERSLIQTIGRAARNAEGKVIMYADKVTGSMKTAVNETERRRKIQIEYNKKHGITPETVHKAVRDVIEATRAAEPKAIYEAGPRAGKKMSKTELKKYIASLEKEMRESARRLAFEQAAQLRDIIIELRLQLRGEKSIS, encoded by the coding sequence ATGCGGCCTTTTCAGCTAAAATCGGAATATAAGCCCATGGGGGACCAGCCCAAGGCTATCTCCGCCCTGGTAGACGGCTTGCAGAAGGGTTATCGGGGGCAGGTTTTGCTGGGCGCCACCGGTACCGGTAAAACTTATACAATAGCCCAGGTGATCCAGGCTGTCCAACGGCCGGCCTTAATCCTGGCGCCGAACAAGACACTGGCTGCCCAGCTTTGCGGGGAGTTTAAAGAGTTCTTTCCCGACAACGCGGTGGAGTATTTTGTCAGCTATTATGACTACTACCAGCCGGAAGCATATATTCCGCATACCGATACTTACATTGAGAAGGACTCGTCCGTCAATGAAGAAATAGATAAACTGCGCCACTCGGCCACTTGCGCTCTCTTTGAGCGGCGGGACGTGATTATCGTGGCCAGTGTTTCCTGTATTTACGGCCTGGGTGATCCCGAGGAGTACAGCACGCTGGTTCTCTCCCTGCGCCAGGGGGAGAGCTATGACCGGGACGCTGTCTTGCGCAAACTGGTAAGCATCCAGTACGAGCGCAACGATATTAATTTTATCCGGGGGAAGTTCAGGGTGCGGGGCGACGTGTTGGAGATTTTCCCTGTGTCCGCCACGGAAAAGGCAATCAGGGTGGATTTTTTCGGTGACGAAGTGGAAAAGATGCTCGAGTTCGATGTGCTGACCGGGGAAATAATCGGGGAGCGTAAGCACGTGTCTATCTTTCCGGCAAGCCACTACGCCACCTCCAGGGAGAGGATGGACCGGGCTATCGTATCCATAGAAGCTGAGTTGGAAAAGCGGCTGACCGAGTTGCGCTCTAAAGAAAAACTGCTTGAAGCGCAACGTTTGGAGCAGCGCACCAACTACGATCTTGAAATGATGCGGCAAATGGGGTTCTGCAGCGGGATTGAAAACTATTCGCGGCATCTGACGGGAAGAGCGCCGGGACAGGCTCCCTATACCCTGCTGGACTACTTTCCCAAGGATTTTATCGTGTTTATTGACGAGTCCCACGTGGCGGTACCACAGGTGGGCGGCATGTACGAAGGGGACCGCTCCCGCAAGCAGTCCCTGGTGGAGCACGGCTTCCGGCTGCCTTCCGCTTTCGACAACCGTCCGCTGACCTTTCCGGAATTTGTGGAGAGGTTGAATCAAGTTGTTTACACTTCCGCCACGCCAGGACCTTACGAATTGAAAAACAGCGCTCGGGTGGTCGAGCAGATCATTCGCCCCACCGGTTTAGTTGACCCGGAAGTATCCATTAGACCGACCAGGGGTCAAATTGACGACCTGTTGAAGGAGATACAGCGGCGGGTTCAAAAACAGGAAAGAGTGCTGGTTACTACACTGACCAAAAAAATGGCTGAAGACCTTACCGATTATTTCCGTGAGACGGGAGTCAAAGTGCGCTACCTGCACTCGGACATCAATACCATCGAGCGTATGGAAATACTGCGTGACCTGCGACTGGGGGTTTTTGACGTCTTGGTGGGCATCAACCTGTTAAGGGAAGGCTTGGACCTTCCTGAAGTGAGCCTGGTAGCCATCCTCGACGCCGACAAAGAAGGCTACCTGCGCTCCGAACGTTCCTTGATCCAGACCATCGGCCGGGCGGCCCGAAACGCCGAAGGAAAGGTAATAATGTACGCGGACAAGGTCACCGGTTCGATGAAAACAGCCGTTAACGAGACCGAACGCCGTCGGAAAATACAAATCGAGTATAATAAAAAACATGGTATTACTCCGGAAACCGTCCACAAGGCGGTGCGGGACGTGATTGAAGCCACCCGGGCGGCGGAGCCTAAAGCAATTTACGAAGCCGGCCCGCGCGCAGGCAAGAAGATGAGCAAAACCGAGTTGAAAAAGTATATCGCCTCTCTCGAAAAAGAGATGCGGGAGTCGGCGCGCCGGCTTGCCTTCGAGCAGGCGGCGCAACTGAGGGATATTATTATAGAATTGCGGCTCCAACTGAGAGGCGAGAAATCAATAAGTTAA
- the uvrC gene encoding excinuclease ABC subunit UvrC produces the protein MELEEKIKLLPAKPGVYLYRDAGGEIIYVGKAVSLKNRVRSYFQSGAQQQPKTKLMLQKVADLDYIVTDSEVEALILEQNLIKEHRPRYNVLLKDDKSYPYLKITLNENYPRVQITRRHVKDGSKYFGPYTRVGAVNETLRLLKKIFPFRSCKQREPAIRERPCLNHHIKRCLGPCCGLTDRETYRAMINEVCLFLEGRQEDLVKHLTARMQEAAENLEFERAAELRDQLHSVREVIEKQKIISGGFEDQDVMAMARAFDEACIMVFFVRGGKLIGRDHFILKGTEGLSRSEVLGAFIKQYYTGVDFIPREVLLSEGVMEEKAVIEEWLTQRKGVKVFLKTPSRGEKKKLVEMVAKNALLTLEQVRSEGTAQRDEAAAALAELAGALRLERPPCRLECYDISNTQGTGSVASMVVFEEGKPARDQYRRFRIRTVEGPDDYASMQEVLRRRFTRALEEKELLRTGQISSKEAKFYRLPDLVVVDGGKGQLSAARRVMRELGLERIPAYGLAKEEELLFGEGLPDPVALPPDSRALHLLQRLRDEAHRFAVTYHRNLRGKAGLRSLLDEVEGIGEVRRRALLKAFGSISGIEKASLEDLTAVKGMNKKAALAIYEFFRK, from the coding sequence GTGGAACTGGAAGAAAAAATTAAACTGCTGCCCGCCAAGCCGGGGGTTTACCTTTACCGGGACGCGGGCGGTGAAATAATTTATGTAGGCAAGGCGGTTTCGCTCAAAAATCGTGTTCGTTCCTACTTCCAGTCCGGCGCTCAACAACAGCCCAAGACGAAGCTGATGCTGCAAAAAGTGGCCGACCTGGATTATATTGTCACCGACTCTGAAGTGGAGGCGCTGATCCTGGAGCAGAACCTGATTAAGGAACACCGCCCCCGCTACAATGTTTTGCTAAAGGACGATAAGAGTTATCCATACCTTAAAATCACGTTGAATGAAAATTACCCGCGGGTGCAGATCACCCGCCGGCACGTAAAAGACGGGTCAAAATACTTCGGGCCTTACACCAGAGTGGGAGCGGTAAACGAAACCCTCCGACTTTTGAAAAAAATCTTTCCGTTCCGTTCGTGCAAGCAGCGGGAACCGGCAATTAGAGAAAGGCCTTGCCTGAATCACCACATCAAGCGTTGCCTTGGCCCGTGCTGCGGGCTTACGGACAGGGAGACATACCGGGCGATGATTAATGAGGTATGCCTTTTCCTGGAAGGGCGGCAGGAGGACTTGGTCAAACACCTGACGGCCAGAATGCAAGAAGCCGCGGAAAATCTTGAGTTCGAGCGGGCCGCTGAATTGCGTGACCAACTGCATTCGGTACGGGAAGTAATTGAAAAACAAAAGATTATTTCAGGCGGCTTTGAAGACCAGGATGTCATGGCCATGGCCAGGGCTTTCGATGAGGCTTGTATAATGGTATTTTTTGTGCGGGGCGGCAAGTTGATCGGGCGTGATCATTTTATCCTGAAAGGCACGGAGGGTCTGAGCCGCTCAGAAGTGCTCGGCGCGTTCATCAAACAGTATTATACCGGCGTTGATTTTATTCCCCGGGAAGTTCTCTTATCCGAAGGCGTTATGGAAGAAAAGGCGGTAATTGAAGAATGGCTAACCCAAAGAAAAGGAGTTAAAGTTTTCCTGAAAACACCCAGCCGCGGGGAGAAAAAGAAATTGGTGGAGATGGTGGCCAAGAACGCTCTACTGACTTTGGAGCAAGTGCGAAGCGAAGGTACCGCCCAACGTGACGAAGCGGCGGCGGCTTTGGCTGAACTAGCCGGCGCGCTGAGGTTGGAGCGGCCTCCCTGCCGTCTGGAATGCTATGACATTTCAAATACCCAGGGTACCGGCAGTGTTGCCTCGATGGTTGTTTTCGAGGAGGGGAAACCTGCCAGGGACCAGTACCGGCGCTTTAGAATTCGTACAGTGGAAGGGCCGGACGACTATGCCTCCATGCAGGAAGTGCTCAGGCGGCGTTTTACCCGCGCCCTGGAAGAGAAGGAGCTTTTGCGCACAGGACAGATTTCCAGTAAGGAAGCAAAATTTTACCGTCTGCCGGATTTGGTTGTTGTGGACGGCGGCAAGGGGCAGCTTTCCGCTGCCCGCCGGGTCATGCGGGAACTGGGTTTAGAAAGAATACCGGCTTATGGCTTGGCCAAGGAGGAAGAACTTCTCTTTGGCGAGGGCCTGCCGGACCCGGTTGCCTTGCCCCCGGATTCCCGGGCGCTCCACTTGTTGCAGCGCTTGCGGGACGAAGCGCACCGCTTCGCGGTGACCTATCACCGGAACTTACGGGGAAAAGCCGGGTTAAGGTCCTTACTGGATGAAGTGGAGGGTATCGGTGAGGTGCGCCGTCGCGCCTTGCTTAAAGCTTTCGGCAGTATCTCAGGAATTGAAAAGGCTTCGTTGGAAGATTTGACTGCCGTTAAAGGAATGAATAAAAAAGCTGCGCTTGCCATATATGAATTTTTTCGCAAGTGA
- a CDS encoding phage holin — translation MQEQINQYATEIFLAVIGILVVLAKAWLKDLKQKAEAYLELKTTAEQRKTLNLLGKEAFSFAETVYKDLNGVSKLEQAKKYLEEKAVAAGIKLTVNEIKAAIEAAWLEDKRKEYLHR, via the coding sequence ATGCAAGAACAAATCAATCAGTATGCTACTGAAATCTTCCTCGCCGTTATAGGCATTCTAGTCGTACTGGCAAAAGCCTGGCTCAAGGACTTGAAGCAGAAGGCCGAGGCTTACCTGGAATTGAAAACGACGGCAGAGCAAAGAAAGACACTGAATCTCCTGGGGAAGGAGGCCTTTTCATTCGCTGAAACGGTTTATAAAGACTTGAATGGGGTAAGTAAACTGGAGCAGGCTAAAAAATACTTGGAAGAAAAAGCGGTGGCAGCCGGTATCAAGTTGACGGTTAATGAAATAAAGGCGGCTATTGAGGCAGCCTGGTTGGAGGACAAGAGGAAGGAATATCTGCACCGATGA
- the uvrA gene encoding excinuclease ABC subunit UvrA, whose amino-acid sequence MLDKILIKGARVHNLKNIDVEIPRDKFVVITGLSGSGKSSLAFDTIYAEGQRRYVESLSAYARQFLGQMDKPDVDYIEGLSPAISIDQKTTSHNPRSTVGTVTEIYDYLRLLYARIGRPNCPRCGKLITRQAVEQMVDQLASLAEGTRLQILSPVVRGKKGEHVKVIEDIRRNGFVRIRVDGEVLEASREVKLDKNKKHTIEIVVDRIIVRPGFERRLADSLETALKQGGGLAVAVVDGKEEITFSENFACVDCGISIMEITPRLFSFNSPYGACPECTGLGFKKEIDPDLVIPDRRKSIAGGAIEGWSKGGYSYQFLEGVARHYGFNLDTPVHELAPEHLNIILYGTGSDRIHFILQNDFYGRRHEMYVPFEGVINNLSRRYKETASEHQREEIENYMSSRPCPACGGARLKPEVLAVKVGDRSITEVTRFSVLEARDFFNTLDLTGRERIIARQVLKEINERLGFLVNVGLDYLTLDRGAGTLSGGEAQRIRLATQIGSGLMGVLYILDEPSIGLHQRDNQRLLRTLERLRDLGNTLIVVEHDEDTMLTADYIIDIGPGAGVHGGRLVACGTYQDIVDNPDSITGQYLSGEKSIPVPLFRRQSNGKALVVAGAAENNLKNIDVSFPLGLFICVTGVSGSGKSTLVNDILYRKLAQELHRARTQPGRCLSVSGIEYLDKVIDINQSPIGRTPRSNPATYTGVFNDIRDLFAMTPESKMRGYKAGRFSFNVKGGRCESCQGDGIIKIEMHFLPDVYVPCEVCKGLRYNRETLEVRYKGRNIADVLEMTVEQAVEFFGQIPKIHRKLKTLQDVGLGYIRLGQPATTLSGGEAQRVKLATELSRRSNGKTVYILDEPTTGLHTADIDRLLKVLHRLVDAGDTVVVIEHNLDVIKTADYIIDLGPEGGNKGGEVVATGTPEEVSAVSGSYTGQFLKKAILKGPRQEAGFWGEVDEEPPVLSKSVGE is encoded by the coding sequence ATGCTTGACAAGATCTTAATCAAGGGCGCCCGCGTCCACAACTTGAAAAATATTGATGTTGAGATACCCCGTGACAAGTTTGTGGTAATCACCGGCCTGTCGGGCTCAGGCAAGTCCTCGTTGGCTTTCGACACTATTTACGCCGAGGGTCAGCGCCGTTATGTGGAGTCTCTTTCAGCTTATGCCCGCCAGTTTCTGGGGCAAATGGACAAGCCGGACGTTGATTATATTGAAGGGCTTTCCCCTGCTATATCTATCGATCAGAAGACCACCAGCCACAACCCGCGCTCCACGGTGGGTACGGTGACGGAAATTTATGATTACTTGAGGCTGCTCTACGCCAGAATAGGACGTCCCAACTGCCCCCGTTGCGGCAAGTTGATTACCCGGCAGGCGGTGGAGCAAATGGTGGACCAACTGGCGTCTCTTGCTGAAGGCACGCGGCTCCAGATCCTGTCGCCGGTGGTCCGCGGCAAAAAGGGAGAACATGTGAAAGTTATTGAGGATATCCGCCGCAACGGTTTCGTCAGGATCAGGGTGGACGGTGAAGTACTGGAAGCATCAAGGGAAGTAAAGCTGGATAAAAACAAGAAGCATACTATTGAAATAGTCGTGGACCGTATTATTGTCCGGCCCGGCTTCGAGAGACGGCTCGCCGACTCACTGGAAACAGCCCTCAAGCAAGGCGGCGGCCTGGCGGTGGCCGTAGTTGACGGTAAGGAGGAAATCACCTTCAGCGAGAACTTCGCCTGTGTTGATTGCGGCATCAGTATTATGGAAATCACACCGCGCTTGTTCTCTTTCAACAGCCCTTACGGGGCTTGTCCCGAGTGTACCGGTCTGGGTTTTAAGAAAGAAATTGACCCGGACCTGGTCATACCCGACCGGCGCAAATCTATAGCCGGCGGGGCGATTGAGGGTTGGTCCAAGGGCGGCTATTCTTATCAATTTCTGGAGGGAGTCGCGCGGCATTACGGCTTTAATCTGGATACCCCGGTGCATGAACTGGCGCCGGAACACCTGAATATAATTCTATACGGCACGGGCAGTGACCGGATTCATTTTATCTTACAGAATGATTTTTACGGCCGCAGGCACGAAATGTACGTACCCTTTGAAGGGGTGATTAATAATCTGTCCCGCCGCTATAAGGAAACGGCCTCGGAGCACCAGCGGGAAGAAATTGAAAACTATATGAGCAGCCGACCCTGCCCGGCTTGCGGCGGCGCCAGGCTCAAGCCGGAAGTGCTGGCTGTGAAAGTGGGGGACCGTTCTATCACCGAGGTCACCCGCTTTTCTGTGCTGGAAGCGCGAGATTTCTTTAATACACTGGATCTTACCGGACGGGAAAGAATAATTGCCCGGCAGGTTCTGAAAGAAATCAACGAACGCCTGGGTTTTCTGGTGAATGTGGGGCTTGATTATCTTACCCTGGACCGGGGGGCGGGGACTCTTTCAGGCGGCGAGGCGCAGCGGATCAGGCTGGCCACCCAGATCGGTTCCGGGCTGATGGGTGTGCTCTATATCCTGGACGAACCGAGTATCGGGCTGCACCAGCGGGACAACCAGCGCCTGCTCCGCACATTGGAGCGCCTGCGTGATTTGGGGAACACATTAATTGTTGTGGAACACGACGAAGATACTATGCTTACCGCCGACTATATCATCGATATCGGCCCCGGCGCCGGGGTGCACGGCGGGCGGTTGGTGGCGTGCGGCACGTATCAGGATATTGTTGACAACCCGGATTCTATCACCGGGCAGTATCTAAGTGGAGAGAAATCTATACCGGTGCCCCTTTTCCGCCGTCAATCCAATGGCAAGGCGCTGGTAGTGGCGGGCGCGGCGGAAAATAACTTGAAAAATATTGACGTGTCTTTTCCGCTAGGCTTATTCATTTGTGTGACCGGGGTTTCCGGATCAGGTAAAAGCACCCTGGTGAATGATATTCTTTACCGGAAACTGGCCCAGGAACTGCACCGGGCGAGGACTCAGCCCGGGCGCTGCCTGAGTGTCAGCGGCATTGAATATCTGGATAAAGTAATTGATATCAACCAGTCTCCCATCGGGCGCACGCCCCGGTCCAATCCGGCTACTTATACGGGAGTCTTCAACGACATACGCGATCTTTTCGCCATGACGCCGGAATCAAAGATGCGCGGGTACAAGGCCGGGCGTTTCAGCTTTAACGTTAAAGGGGGACGTTGCGAGTCCTGCCAGGGGGACGGGATTATCAAGATTGAGATGCATTTCCTGCCTGATGTATATGTACCCTGCGAGGTCTGTAAGGGCTTGCGTTACAACCGGGAGACCCTGGAGGTCCGCTACAAGGGCAGGAATATAGCCGACGTGCTGGAAATGACGGTGGAGCAAGCGGTTGAGTTCTTCGGGCAAATCCCGAAAATTCACCGCAAGCTGAAAACCTTGCAGGATGTCGGTCTTGGATACATCCGCCTCGGGCAGCCGGCAACCACTCTTTCGGGCGGCGAAGCCCAGCGGGTGAAGCTGGCTACGGAACTGTCCAGGCGGTCTAACGGCAAGACTGTCTACATTCTGGACGAGCCCACCACAGGCTTGCATACCGCCGACATCGACCGTCTGCTGAAAGTGCTGCACCGGCTGGTGGATGCCGGGGATACGGTAGTAGTGATTGAACATAACCTTGATGTGATCAAAACTGCCGATTATATCATCGACCTGGGTCCTGAGGGGGGCAATAAGGGTGGCGAAGTGGTAGCCACCGGTACTCCGGAAGAGGTGTCGGCAGTTTCCGGGTCGTATACCGGTCAATTTCTGAAAAAAGCTATCTTAAAAGGACCACGGCAAGAGGCTGGGTTCTGGGGGGAAGTGGATGAAGAACCACCGGTGTTGAGCAAGAGCGTCGGCGAGTGA
- a CDS encoding Cof-type HAD-IIB family hydrolase — protein sequence MQAFKLIAADLDDTLLDDNLRLTEQVKDTIVAVRDAGVQFTVSTGRMFRSAVPYARELGLDLPLITYQGALVKNALSGEVLLYRPLPLNYAKEIVVRIHELGYHLNAYLDDVLYMENDTPEGRRYSHISGVKPELVGDLLKILDRDPTKIVAIAGEPQLDRLNAELTPRYAGKVHIAKSKPFFLEFSHPQATKGHALKALAGHFGVKREEIMAVGDSYNDLEMLEYAGLGVVVANARDDIKKRAGYVTAAPNGAGVVEALEKFVLGR from the coding sequence ATGCAGGCATTTAAATTAATCGCCGCGGATTTGGATGACACTTTGCTGGACGATAACCTGCGATTGACCGAGCAGGTTAAAGATACCATAGTCGCTGTGCGGGACGCCGGTGTTCAATTTACCGTTTCCACCGGGCGGATGTTCCGTTCCGCCGTGCCATACGCGCGGGAACTAGGGCTGGATCTGCCACTGATCACTTACCAGGGGGCGTTGGTGAAAAATGCCCTGTCCGGGGAAGTTTTACTATACCGCCCGCTGCCGCTGAACTATGCTAAGGAGATAGTCGTCCGTATTCACGAACTGGGCTACCATTTAAACGCATATCTTGACGACGTGCTTTACATGGAGAATGATACTCCCGAAGGCCGCCGGTACAGTCATATTTCCGGGGTGAAACCTGAACTTGTCGGGGACCTTCTGAAGATCCTGGACCGTGATCCCACGAAAATAGTGGCTATCGCCGGGGAACCGCAGCTTGACCGGCTAAACGCCGAGTTGACACCGCGATATGCCGGGAAAGTGCATATCGCTAAATCAAAGCCGTTTTTTTTGGAATTTTCCCACCCGCAAGCGACCAAAGGACATGCTCTTAAAGCCCTGGCCGGACATTTTGGGGTAAAAAGGGAAGAGATTATGGCCGTCGGTGACAGTTATAACGACCTGGAGATGCTGGAGTATGCCGGTTTGGGTGTCGTGGTCGCCAACGCCAGGGATGACATCAAGAAGAGGGCCGGGTATGTAACCGCCGCGCCGAACGGCGCCGGAGTGGTGGAAGCGTTGGAAAAGTTTGTGTTGGGGAGGTGA
- a CDS encoding amylo-alpha-1,6-glucosidase: protein MYFFGKHDWRTFERGTEKEWLVTNGIGGYASSTIICANTRKYHGLLVAAHNPPGNRMVQLVKLDERFASGGHTYNLATNSTGSGVSESGYIHLRQVEVDPFPAFTYSFTDVTLKKTIFMVHGQNTTVILYKITNGASPGVLRLIPMVNCRGYHFITYADQINFTQKRIKGGVSVKGREEVPPLLLTISDGAYIPGGNWFRGMAYLEEKERGENCFEDHYMPGSFEVPIAAGENKTVAVIASTIELDNPAGEKLLERARGRQRDLENLAGYDEILTRELVRAADAFIVRRESTGAKTVIAGYPWFTDWGRDTMIALPGLTLVTKRFNDARDILLTYARQCKKGLLPNCFPDGDEAPFYNTVDASLWYFQAVYKYLVYTGDLEFIHEQIYPVLKDIIRWYIDGTDYNIFMDEDGLLNAGNPDVQLTWMDAKVDGWVVTPRNGKPVEVNALWYNAVCVLEILAAIYGEQPAHHDLIGRIKESFTGSFWSEKEGYLCDVISPEGKDWKVRPNQLLAVSLPYSMLTGEQARRVVRKVWRELYIAYGIRSLSPESGEYKGVYTGDRFQRDSSYHQGTAWSWLMGPFVTAYRKANNYNTASREQAYRFLEPFRNHLRDRGVGQVSEIFDGNEPVVPKGCFAQAWGVAEVLRAYVEDVLEIRPPALEKIEALIANR from the coding sequence ATGTATTTTTTTGGCAAACACGATTGGCGTACTTTCGAGCGGGGTACTGAAAAAGAGTGGCTTGTCACTAATGGTATTGGCGGTTACGCTTCCAGTACGATCATCTGCGCCAACACCCGTAAATACCACGGATTGCTGGTTGCCGCTCACAATCCCCCCGGCAACCGGATGGTGCAGTTGGTTAAGTTGGACGAGCGATTTGCATCCGGCGGGCATACTTATAATCTTGCCACGAACAGCACCGGTTCCGGGGTAAGCGAATCGGGCTATATCCACTTGCGACAAGTTGAAGTCGATCCTTTTCCTGCCTTTACCTACAGTTTTACTGATGTAACCCTAAAAAAAACAATTTTCATGGTGCACGGACAGAATACCACTGTGATTTTATATAAAATCACGAACGGGGCCAGCCCCGGCGTTTTACGTTTAATTCCCATGGTCAACTGCCGGGGCTACCATTTTATTACTTACGCGGACCAGATTAACTTTACTCAGAAGAGAATCAAGGGCGGTGTTTCGGTAAAAGGCCGGGAGGAAGTGCCCCCGTTGCTGCTCACTATCAGCGACGGCGCTTACATTCCTGGCGGCAACTGGTTCAGGGGTATGGCTTACCTTGAGGAGAAAGAGCGCGGGGAAAATTGCTTCGAGGATCATTACATGCCTGGCTCTTTTGAGGTGCCCATTGCCGCGGGTGAAAACAAAACTGTGGCGGTGATCGCCTCGACAATCGAACTTGACAACCCGGCCGGCGAGAAGTTGCTTGAAAGAGCAAGGGGCCGGCAGCGGGATCTGGAAAATCTGGCTGGTTATGACGAAATCCTGACCCGTGAACTAGTGCGGGCGGCGGACGCTTTTATCGTCCGGCGCGAATCAACCGGAGCCAAAACTGTGATTGCCGGTTATCCCTGGTTTACCGATTGGGGCAGGGACACAATGATCGCCCTGCCGGGGCTGACCCTGGTAACAAAAAGGTTTAATGACGCGCGGGATATTTTGTTGACCTATGCGCGGCAATGTAAGAAGGGACTTTTGCCGAACTGTTTTCCGGATGGGGATGAAGCTCCGTTTTATAATACCGTGGATGCTTCCCTCTGGTATTTTCAAGCGGTCTACAAATACTTGGTTTACACCGGCGACCTGGAGTTTATCCACGAACAGATTTATCCTGTGTTAAAGGACATAATCCGCTGGTACATAGACGGGACCGACTACAATATCTTTATGGACGAAGACGGCCTGTTGAATGCCGGGAATCCAGATGTTCAGTTGACCTGGATGGACGCCAAGGTTGACGGATGGGTAGTAACACCGCGGAACGGCAAACCTGTAGAGGTCAACGCCTTATGGTATAACGCCGTCTGCGTGCTGGAAATTCTGGCCGCCATATATGGGGAGCAACCGGCTCACCATGATTTGATAGGCAGGATTAAAGAAAGCTTTACCGGCAGTTTCTGGAGTGAAAAAGAGGGATATCTTTGCGATGTGATATCACCTGAGGGAAAAGACTGGAAAGTCCGGCCGAACCAGTTGCTGGCGGTCAGCCTGCCATACAGCATGCTGACCGGAGAACAGGCGCGCCGGGTCGTGCGCAAAGTCTGGCGGGAGCTTTATATCGCTTATGGCATCCGCAGCCTTTCCCCGGAATCTGGTGAGTACAAAGGGGTTTATACCGGGGACCGGTTTCAGCGGGACAGCTCGTATCACCAGGGGACTGCCTGGAGTTGGCTGATGGGGCCTTTTGTCACCGCCTACCGCAAGGCCAACAACTATAATACAGCCAGTCGCGAGCAGGCATATCGTTTCCTTGAGCCTTTCCGCAATCATTTGCGCGACCGTGGTGTTGGCCAGGTTTCTGAGATATTTGACGGCAATGAGCCTGTAGTTCCAAAGGGCTGTTTCGCCCAAGCCTGGGGGGTTGCCGAGGTGCTGCGGGCTTATGTCGAAGACGTGCTGGAAATCCGGCCGCCGGCGCTGGAAAAAATAGAAGCGTTAATTGCAAACCGCTGA
- a CDS encoding ROK family protein, producing MSLLPDRYVIGVDLGGTKIHTALADGDGNILAETRVPTETIKGPSHVIGRIIATIEQVREQAGLPAGFVETVSVGSPGPLDIASGIIHFSPNLGWHEVPLKKLLQEGLRTKVMIDNDANLAALGEHVFGAGRGVNNMVYITVSTGVGGGLILGGRLYHGATDGAGEIGHITVLPDGPPCGCGARGCLESVSSGTAIAREARRLVECGKGQNILTRAGGDPDRISAVTVAEAASGGDQEAVSIISNAARFLGIGVANVINLLNPDMIVLGGGVMEIGEPIWQGVRQEVEARTLGAARTHVQVVPAGLGRRAGVLGAVALALQMD from the coding sequence GTGAGCCTCCTGCCGGATCGTTATGTAATCGGGGTTGACCTCGGCGGCACTAAGATACACACCGCGCTGGCCGACGGGGACGGCAATATTCTGGCAGAAACGAGAGTACCTACTGAGACAATAAAAGGACCGTCACACGTTATCGGGCGAATTATTGCCACTATCGAACAAGTACGGGAGCAGGCTGGATTACCCGCTGGTTTTGTTGAAACTGTCTCAGTGGGATCACCCGGCCCCCTGGACATTGCCAGTGGCATTATTCATTTTTCGCCGAACCTTGGCTGGCACGAAGTCCCCCTAAAAAAACTACTGCAGGAGGGCCTGCGGACAAAGGTAATGATCGACAATGACGCTAACCTGGCCGCTCTTGGCGAGCATGTTTTCGGGGCCGGGCGGGGCGTGAACAATATGGTTTACATTACTGTCAGCACAGGAGTCGGCGGGGGTTTAATCCTGGGCGGGCGATTATATCACGGCGCCACGGACGGGGCCGGAGAGATCGGGCATATCACCGTGTTGCCGGATGGACCGCCTTGTGGCTGCGGCGCACGGGGCTGTTTGGAGTCTGTTTCTTCCGGCACTGCTATCGCGCGGGAAGCCCGGCGGCTGGTGGAATGCGGCAAGGGACAGAATATCCTGACCCGGGCCGGGGGCGATCCGGACAGGATCAGTGCCGTTACAGTGGCTGAGGCCGCATCAGGGGGAGATCAGGAGGCAGTTTCCATCATTTCGAATGCGGCGCGCTTTTTGGGAATTGGAGTGGCCAATGTGATTAATCTGCTCAACCCGGACATGATTGTGCTGGGCGGCGGCGTGATGGAAATAGGAGAACCCATCTGGCAGGGTGTCAGGCAGGAAGTGGAGGCCCGTACTTTGGGCGCGGCCCGTACCCATGTCCAGGTGGTGCCGGCCGGACTGGGCCGGCGCGCCGGTGTGCTCGGCGCTGTGGCATTGGCGCTGCAGATGGACTAA